The sequence ATATCTGTTTCTATTTAACGTACAGACTTTGATGGATCCTGAAGCCGGACGCTTTGACCTTCCAACCAATTCCTCTGTCCACTCACACCGACACCAACGACCAAATCCGTGCAATGTCTACGTCTCCTGATCAAGTCGAAAGCTATCCTCGCCCAGGAAAGACTGCCATCGTGTGAGTCTCCGCAACACGCTCTTTGCAGTTATTCGCCCGCACGTTAACGTGACTGACTCTGTACTGTTGTTCTTCCGCATTGTGGCTTTCCCAACAGCACCGGCGGCTCTTCTGGAGTAAGTACTTGAACTCGCTCACCCATCGTACAGTGTGGCATGGTGTACTGATAGTCCTCTCGATCTATGACAGCTTGGACGAACGAGCGCGATAGCCCTTGCTCGCGCAGGCTGGAATGTCACCGTCACGGGACGACGTGAGAACGAGCTTCAAGAGTCCGTTACCCTTCTCAACAAGGCTGCGGGACGCGATGATGCTGGATTTTTCGTCGCTGGTGATATCACAAAAGAAGATGTCGTTCTTCGAGTCTTCAAGGAGACCGCCGAAAAGTTCGGCCGCATTGATCTTGTCTTCTGTAACGCCGGCATCTCACCTCCCAACGTTCCTTTGGCCGAACAGAAGCTGTCCGACTGGCAAGCAACTGTCGACGTCAACCTAACCGCACCCTACCTCTGTGCTCGTGAGGCCTTCCGATACAtggagaagcagcagccgcaagGAGGTCGAATCATCATCAATGGCAGCATCAGCGCATACGCTCCACGACCTTTCTCCTCGCCTTACACTGCCACAAAGACTGCCATGACTGGTCTTACCAAGTCCTTGTCGTTGGACGGTAGGAAGTTCAACATCGCTGTCACCCAGATCGACGTTGGCAATGCAGCATCCGAGAtgacgaccaagatgaAGTCTGGCCCTGGTGTCCCTCAGGTAAGAAAAGTGAAcgcagcatcttggcgaACGTCAAACTTCAGCTGACCTGTCCTCTCCTCTTCCCTGGCGATCCGACAGGCCGACGGCACCTTGCGTCACGAACCAACCATGGACCGTGAATGGGTAGGAAAGGAGATCGTCCACGTCGCAGAAATGCCTCTGAGCGTCAATGGTGAGTCCAAAGCTAGTACGAGCCGCATTCTTATGTCAGTATGTGCAGGAACTGATTCGCAATCCTTTTCACACTTCAACAGTGGCTAGCGTCGTTATCCA comes from Mycosarcoma maydis chromosome 1, whole genome shotgun sequence and encodes:
- a CDS encoding uncharacterized protein (related to 3-oxoacyl-[acyl-carrier protein] reductase), giving the protein MSTSPDQVESYPRPGKTAIVTGGSSGLGRTSAIALARAGWNVTVTGRRENELQESVTLLNKAAGRDDAGFFVAGDITKEDVVLRVFKETAEKFGRIDLVFCNAGISPPNVPLAEQKLSDWQATVDVNLTAPYLCAREAFRYMEKQQPQGGRIIINGSISAYAPRPFSSPYTATKTAMTGLTKSLSLDGRKFNIAVTQIDVGNAASEMTTKMKSGPGVPQADGTLRHEPTMDREWVGKEIVHVAEMPLSVNVASVVIQATNMPSHVGRG